In the genome of Bombus terrestris unplaced genomic scaffold, iyBomTerr1.2, whole genome shotgun sequence, one region contains:
- the LOC125386964 gene encoding uncharacterized protein LOC125386964: MVLQRDFYVDDVLTGADTKNEAQSLRTELIELLKLAGLNIRKWAANDRELLRGLSEQDINDKLLIGESQTFKTLGVVWNSFDDSILYSVKINPTASRITKKTISSEIAKIYDPLGLLAPVIVRAKMLLQRLWTLKLDWDESLPADVHTEWSKYYSQLPLLNNVKFPRKTIIKTAAEIELHGFCDASERAYGACVYLRTIAPDGHVWTRLLTARSKVAPLKSQTIPRLELSGALLLASLATTVLQALPSNISRTVYWTDSTIVLHWINTSPHTLKTFVAKRVTEIQQKTHTSDWRYIPTTDNPADLISRGQSPQDFLRSTIWQHGPEWLQQPEKYWPSWNPVPLVEIPEQKKATYEIRTLRTDRNSAVKGKLQRLNPFLDKDEILRVGGRLSHSPMPFTQKHPIILPKSSVTALIIEHEHLLNLHSGTQATLYALRRSYWPIDGRNQVWSTLKKCVRCCRANPPPVEYVMGDLPAARITESRPFTNVGIDYCGPFYIKERKDRNRRKIKVYVAIFVCLAVKAVHLELVTDLTSEAFIAAL, encoded by the exons ATGGTCTTACAGCGAGACTTCTACGTCGACGATGTTCTCACAGGAGCCGATACAAAGAACGAGGCACAATCACTGAGAACGGAGCTCATAGAGTTGCTTAAATTAGCCGGCTTAAACATCCGAAAATGGGCAGCGAACGACCGGGAACTGCTACGAGGACTTTCCGAGCAGGACATAAACGATAAGCTGCTAATAGGCGAATCGCAAACTTTCAAAACTCTGGGTGTTGTTTGGAATTCCTTTGACGATTCGATCCTATATTCCGTCAAAATCAATCCTACCGCCTCTCGAATTACGAAGAAAACAATCAGCTCCGAAATTGCCAAGATCTACGACCCTCTTGGATTACTGGCACCAGTGATCGTTCGCGCTAAGATGTTGCTCCAACGACTTTGGACTTTAAAACTTGACTGGGACGAATCTCTTCCGGCTGACGTACATACAGAATGGAGCAAATATTATTCACAGCTACCTTTGCTAAATAACGTGAAGTTTCCACGTAAAACTATAATCAAGACTGCAGCGGAAATTGAATTACACGGATTCTGCGACGCCAGCGAAAGGGCGTATGGGGCATGCGTCTACCTTCGCACCATCGCTCCGGATGGTCATGTTTGGACACGACTCCTCACTGCAAGGTCAAAGGTGGCTCCACTCAAATCACAAACCATTCCAAGGCTGGAACTGAGTGGAGCACTTCTTCTCGCATCATTGGCCACTACAGTCCTTCAAGCGTTACCAAGCAACATTTCTCGGACCGTTTACTGGACTGATTCTACAATCGTTTTACACTGGATTAATACATCACCCCATACGCTGAAAACCTTCGTCGCCAAACGTGTGACAGAGATTCAACAAAAGACTCACACCTCAGATTGGCGCTACATTCCCACTACCGATAACCCTGCAGATCTCATATCTCGAGGCCAATCACCCCAAGACTTCCTGCGATCTACCATTTGGCAACATGGACCAGAATGGCTCCAACAACCTGAAAAATACTGGCCGTCGTGGAACCCAGTACCATTAGTTGAAATACCAGAGCAAAAGAAGGCAACAT ATGAAATACGTACTCTCCGCACAGATCGAAATTCTGCAGTGAAGGGGAAGCTGCAACGACTCAATCCATTTCTGGACAAGGACGAGATATTGCGAGTCGGAGGCCGACTCAGTCATTCACCAATGCCCTTCACTCAGAAACACCCAATCATTCTACCCAAATCCTCAGTTACAGCACTCATAATCGAGCATGAACACCTCCTAAATCTCCACTCCGGAACTCAAGCTACCTTATATGCCTTGAGGAGATCTTACTGGCCTATCGACGGCCGTAATCAAGTTTGGAGCACGCTGAAGAAGTGCGTACGTTGCTGCCGAGCCAATCCACCTCCAGTAGAGTACGTAATGGGCGACCTTCCAGCTGCACGGATAACGGAATCTCGTCCATTTACCAACGTCGGAATCGATTATTGCGGACCGTTCTACATCAAGGAACGAAAGGATCGCAACCGACgaaaaatcaaggtatatgTAGCAATCTTCGTATGCCTTGCAGTTAAAGCAGTCCACCTCGAGCTGGTCACCGATCTCACTAGCGAGGCCTTCATTGCTGCTCTGTGA